Proteins encoded together in one Felis catus isolate Fca126 chromosome B3, F.catus_Fca126_mat1.0, whole genome shotgun sequence window:
- the JKAMP gene encoding JNK1/MAPK8-associated membrane protein isoform X2 has product MACLGLYCGKTLLFKNGSTEIYGECGVCPRGQRTNAQKYCQPCTESPELYDWLYLGFMAMLPLVLHWFFIEWYSGKKSSSALFQHITALFECSMAAIITLLVSDPVGVLYIRSCRVLMLSDWYTMLYNPSPDYVTTVHCTHEAVYPLYTIVFIYYAFCLVLMMLLRPLLVKKIACGLGKSDRFKSIYAALYFFPILTVLQAVGGGLLYYAFPYIILVLSLVTLAVYMSASEIENCYDLLVRKKRLIVLFSHWLLHAYGIISISRVDKLEQDLPLLALVPTPALFYLFTAKFTEPSRILSEGANGH; this is encoded by the exons ATGG CATGCCTTGGACTTTACTGTGGGAAGaccctattatttaaaaatggctCAACTGAAATATATGGAGAATGTGGG gtGTGTCCAAGAGGACAGAGAACAAATGCACAGAAATATTGTCAGCCTTGCACAGAGTCTCCAGAACTTTATGATTGGCTTTATCTTGGGTTTATGGCTATGCTTCCTCTTGTTTTACATTGGTTCTTCATTGAGTGGTACTCGGGGAAAAAGAG ttCCAGTGCCCTTTTCCAGCACATCACTGCATTATTTGAATGCAGTATGGCAGCTATTATCACCTTACTTGTGAGCGATCCGGTTGGTGTTCTTTATATCCGTTCGTGTCGAGTACTGATGCTTTCTGATTGGTACACAATGCTTTACAACCCAAGTCCCGATTACGTTACCACAGTGCACTGTACTCATGAAGCTGTCTACCCGCT ATACACCATCGTATTCATCTATTATGCATTCTGCCTGGTATTGATGATGCTGCTCCGACCCCTTCTGGTAAAGAAGATCGCCTGTGGCTTAGGAAAGTCTGATcgatttaaaagtatttatgcTGCACTTTACTTCTTCCCGATTTTAACTGTGCTTCAGGCAGTTGGCGGAGGCCTTTTAT attatGCTTTTCCATACATTATATTAGTATTATCTTTGGTTACTCTGGCTGTGTACATGTCGGCTTCTGAAATAGAG AATTGCTATGATCTTCTGGTGAGAAAGAAAAGACTTATTGTTCTCTTCAGCCACTGGTTACTTCATGCCTATGGAATAATATCCATTTCCAGAGTGGATAAACTCGAGCAAGATTTACCCCTTTTGGCTTTGGTACCCACCCCAGCTCTTTTTTACTTGTTCACTGCAAAATTTACCGAACCTTCACGGATACTGTCCGAAGGAGCCAATGGACACTGA
- the JKAMP gene encoding JNK1/MAPK8-associated membrane protein isoform X3, whose protein sequence is MAVDIQPACLGLYCGKTLLFKNGSTEIYGECGVCPRGQRTNAQKYCQPCTESPELYDWLYLGFMAMLPLVLHWFFIEWYSGKKSSSALFQHITALFECSMAAIITLLVSDPVGVLYIRSCRVLMLSDWYTMLYNPSPDYVTTVHCTHEAVYPLYTIVFIYYAFCLVLMMLLRPLLVKKIACGLGKSDRFKSIYAALYFFPILTVLQAVGGGLL, encoded by the exons ATGG ctgtcgATATTCAACCAGCATGCCTTGGACTTTACTGTGGGAAGaccctattatttaaaaatggctCAACTGAAATATATGGAGAATGTGGG gtGTGTCCAAGAGGACAGAGAACAAATGCACAGAAATATTGTCAGCCTTGCACAGAGTCTCCAGAACTTTATGATTGGCTTTATCTTGGGTTTATGGCTATGCTTCCTCTTGTTTTACATTGGTTCTTCATTGAGTGGTACTCGGGGAAAAAGAG ttCCAGTGCCCTTTTCCAGCACATCACTGCATTATTTGAATGCAGTATGGCAGCTATTATCACCTTACTTGTGAGCGATCCGGTTGGTGTTCTTTATATCCGTTCGTGTCGAGTACTGATGCTTTCTGATTGGTACACAATGCTTTACAACCCAAGTCCCGATTACGTTACCACAGTGCACTGTACTCATGAAGCTGTCTACCCGCT ATACACCATCGTATTCATCTATTATGCATTCTGCCTGGTATTGATGATGCTGCTCCGACCCCTTCTGGTAAAGAAGATCGCCTGTGGCTTAGGAAAGTCTGATcgatttaaaagtatttatgcTGCACTTTACTTCTTCCCGATTTTAACTGTGCTTCAGGCAGTTGGCGGAGGCCTTTTAT AA
- the JKAMP gene encoding JNK1/MAPK8-associated membrane protein isoform X1, whose product MAVDIQPACLGLYCGKTLLFKNGSTEIYGECGVCPRGQRTNAQKYCQPCTESPELYDWLYLGFMAMLPLVLHWFFIEWYSGKKSSSALFQHITALFECSMAAIITLLVSDPVGVLYIRSCRVLMLSDWYTMLYNPSPDYVTTVHCTHEAVYPLYTIVFIYYAFCLVLMMLLRPLLVKKIACGLGKSDRFKSIYAALYFFPILTVLQAVGGGLLYYAFPYIILVLSLVTLAVYMSASEIENCYDLLVRKKRLIVLFSHWLLHAYGIISISRVDKLEQDLPLLALVPTPALFYLFTAKFTEPSRILSEGANGH is encoded by the exons ATGG ctgtcgATATTCAACCAGCATGCCTTGGACTTTACTGTGGGAAGaccctattatttaaaaatggctCAACTGAAATATATGGAGAATGTGGG gtGTGTCCAAGAGGACAGAGAACAAATGCACAGAAATATTGTCAGCCTTGCACAGAGTCTCCAGAACTTTATGATTGGCTTTATCTTGGGTTTATGGCTATGCTTCCTCTTGTTTTACATTGGTTCTTCATTGAGTGGTACTCGGGGAAAAAGAG ttCCAGTGCCCTTTTCCAGCACATCACTGCATTATTTGAATGCAGTATGGCAGCTATTATCACCTTACTTGTGAGCGATCCGGTTGGTGTTCTTTATATCCGTTCGTGTCGAGTACTGATGCTTTCTGATTGGTACACAATGCTTTACAACCCAAGTCCCGATTACGTTACCACAGTGCACTGTACTCATGAAGCTGTCTACCCGCT ATACACCATCGTATTCATCTATTATGCATTCTGCCTGGTATTGATGATGCTGCTCCGACCCCTTCTGGTAAAGAAGATCGCCTGTGGCTTAGGAAAGTCTGATcgatttaaaagtatttatgcTGCACTTTACTTCTTCCCGATTTTAACTGTGCTTCAGGCAGTTGGCGGAGGCCTTTTAT attatGCTTTTCCATACATTATATTAGTATTATCTTTGGTTACTCTGGCTGTGTACATGTCGGCTTCTGAAATAGAG AATTGCTATGATCTTCTGGTGAGAAAGAAAAGACTTATTGTTCTCTTCAGCCACTGGTTACTTCATGCCTATGGAATAATATCCATTTCCAGAGTGGATAAACTCGAGCAAGATTTACCCCTTTTGGCTTTGGTACCCACCCCAGCTCTTTTTTACTTGTTCACTGCAAAATTTACCGAACCTTCACGGATACTGTCCGAAGGAGCCAATGGACACTGA